DNA sequence from the Caulobacter segnis genome:
TTGCGCCCGCTTCCTATTTCTCAGTGCGCGTTCGTTGAACACGATCAACCTCCCCCACCGCGGATCGGTTCGACGCTTTTCCACCCCAGCGGGGAGCAGGAGATAACCGCATGAGCGCTCGCCTAGCGAACGCCGCCGCGCTCTCCGCGTCCGATCGCGAAGAAGCCATGGCTGAAGTCCGCCAGCTGATCACCGACCTGCGCGACGCCGCGCAGGACGGCCGCCAGCTGGCCCGCCGCTACGCCGGCGTCCTTCAGAACGTCGTCGATGAATATTGCATTGAATTCGAGAAGCGCGCCGAGGCCGCTCTCGCCCGCCTGGAGGCCGCCGCATGAGCTTTGTGTCCGTCAACATCGAGTCCGCCACCGACTCTCCGGTAAAGCTGACCCGCCGGGCCCTCGCCAAGCAGCGCACCCGTGAGCGTGTCCTGGCCGCCGCCCGCCGCCTGTTCAGTGAGCGCGGCTACGAAGGCGCCACCATTCGTGACATCGCCCAGGCCGCCGGCATGTCGACCGGCGCCGTGTTCGCCAGCTTCGCCGACAAGTCGGAGCTGTTCGAGGAAATCCTGACCGCCGACTACGAAGTCATCTACGCCCAGATGACCCAGGCCTCGCGCAACGCCAAGACCGTCGACGAAGCCCTGATGGGCCTGTTCGGCGTCGCCTATGGCTTCCACGTCGAGCAACTGCCGCTGCTGCGCGCCAGCATCGCGGTGTCATGGACCCGTTCGGAAGCCGCTGAGCGCCGCGCCCGCACGGACCTGAAGCACATCTTCCGCCTGATCGCCGACGCCCTGCAGCGCGGCGTCGACGAAGGTCAGTTGAAGAAGGATATCGACGCTAAGCTCTTGGCTGAGATCACCTGGGACGTGTATGTCGCCAACTATCGCCGCGCCGTCTATGACGGTTGGTCGGTGGAGGCTCTGCTGGCGCGGCTTTCGGAACAACTGAAAGTCATCTTCGCGGGCGCTCGCGCTTAACCAAGTCCGGAGACCGCTCCGTTCGGGGGAACGGAGCGGCTTCGATTCAACAATGACGCTGGCGTGTTCGAGGGGGACGTGCGTGGGCGTAAGAGATGATCAAAAGGCCGCGACGCGCGAGAAGGTTCTCGACGCCGCGCGTGACCTGTTCAACGAGGTTGGCTACGACGAGACCACCATCCGCGCCATCGCGGAGCGGGCGGGGGTCTCCGTCGGCAGCGTGTTCACCACCTTCGCCTCCAAGGCGGAGGTGCTGAGCCATGTCATGGATCATCGCCTGAGCGAGCTCTACGCCGAGTTCGATCGGGTGGTGCCGTTCCTGCGCGGCAGCACGGCCGATCGCCTGTGCTCGATCTTCGCCATCCATTACGAGTTCGAGACCCGGCGGGTGAAGCTGTTCCTCGCCCACGTGGCCGCCTCGTACAATCCCAACAACGATCCGGGCGTCACGCCCTACGGCCGCAATCCGCGCCTGACCCAGATGCTGCTGGACGTCCTGGAGGACGGAGTGCGCAAGGGCGAGGTGCGCGACGACCTGGACCTGCGCCTGATCGTCGACACCCTGAAGGCCGCCTACGCCTGGAACTACCGCATGACCGCGGCGGCCGGCGGAACCCTGCCGGCGGCCGAGATGTCGGCGGTGATGGACAAGCAGATCGCCGTGATCGCCGAGGGCTGGAAGCCTCGGTAGGGGCTGGCTCCAAAGCTCATCCCCGTGTCATCCCGGATAGCCTCTTCGCTGGGGCCGGGATGACACTCGAGCGCTGCTTAAAGGAGGGCGTTCAGGCCTCCTCCCACCCGTACTTCCGATCCAGCTTGGTCAGCTGGCTGGCGAAGCCCTGGACCGCCATCTTCGTCCAGTGCGGGTCGCGGTGCGGGTGGATGGTGACGACCATCCGGGCGTCGTCGCCCTTGGGGTAGAAGTCGACCTCGATGATGCTCTCGTAGGTCTCCATGCCCGGCACGAAGTCGATGTCGTGGACCAGGACGAGGCGCGTGTGCGGCCGGAACTGCGTGTAGCGGCCGTGGGTGCCGTGCGAGATCGGTTGGCCCATCTGCTTCATCGCCGCGATCGTCTCGGGCGCGTCGGCGATCATGTCGTAGTCCAGCTTGCCGCCCTCGCGCGGCTCCAGGGCGTGGACCTCGACGCGGAAGCCTTCCGGCCCCCACCACGACTCGAAGCCGTCCTTGGTGGCCCACAGGGCCCAGAGGTTCTCGACGCCCGCGCGGTAGGTGCGTTCGACGACCACGATGGCTTGCGGTTCCTGGGTGTCGGTCATGCCTTGGGTTCCTCTGATTGCGTTTTCTGGCGTTGCTCGAGCGCGGCCCCGAAACGGTCGAGGCGGGCCTCCCACAGCCGCCGGTAGGCGGCGAGCCAGGCCTCG
Encoded proteins:
- a CDS encoding TetR/AcrR family transcriptional regulator translates to MSFVSVNIESATDSPVKLTRRALAKQRTRERVLAAARRLFSERGYEGATIRDIAQAAGMSTGAVFASFADKSELFEEILTADYEVIYAQMTQASRNAKTVDEALMGLFGVAYGFHVEQLPLLRASIAVSWTRSEAAERRARTDLKHIFRLIADALQRGVDEGQLKKDIDAKLLAEITWDVYVANYRRAVYDGWSVEALLARLSEQLKVIFAGARA
- a CDS encoding TetR/AcrR family transcriptional regulator, encoding MGVRDDQKAATREKVLDAARDLFNEVGYDETTIRAIAERAGVSVGSVFTTFASKAEVLSHVMDHRLSELYAEFDRVVPFLRGSTADRLCSIFAIHYEFETRRVKLFLAHVAASYNPNNDPGVTPYGRNPRLTQMLLDVLEDGVRKGEVRDDLDLRLIVDTLKAAYAWNYRMTAAAGGTLPAAEMSAVMDKQIAVIAEGWKPR
- a CDS encoding SRPBCC domain-containing protein, producing MTDTQEPQAIVVVERTYRAGVENLWALWATKDGFESWWGPEGFRVEVHALEPREGGKLDYDMIADAPETIAAMKQMGQPISHGTHGRYTQFRPHTRLVLVHDIDFVPGMETYESIIEVDFYPKGDDARMVVTIHPHRDPHWTKMAVQGFASQLTKLDRKYGWEEA